In Fibrobacter sp., the genomic window CTGAGAGGGGTTCTTAATATAGGTTTTACTACTCCCTACAGTGGAGTGAAAACCGTCATGATCAGGATTTATGATCAATTAGGGAGGACTGTCTGGAGCAGAGAGCTTGGAAAAGAACTCCGGCCCGGATTTAACTCAATCAAGTGGAACCCTGCATCGGATAAACTTGCCACCGGAACCTATGTCCTTCAATTGACAGCATTCAGCCCGTCAGGAAAGGTTACCGGTACTGCACAGAGCCGAATCATGTATATCAAATAAAATATCCCTCCTTTTTAAAAGGGGGGATATCTTCTCTAAGACGATAGTCGAAGCCACTTACTGCTTCAGTGTCTTTTTCCGTTCATAGTGCAGAATAGGGTCACATTTACCCGGATATTTCTCAGTGACTTTATCAGTGCATCCTCCCGGAGAGAGTTTGTCACATGATAAACACACATTCTTGTACCATTCATCCGTGATTCCTTCGGGTTTGTTACCCTGTTTTCCTCCGACTCCTGAGCCTATTGAGTCGAGTTTTCTGATGATCCCCTGGGCTATAGAGGCAAGCTGCTGAATCTGAGCGGGGGGGAGCTGCTGTGAGCAGATCTGAAGATATACGGACAAGGATTCCTGAATGAGTCCCTTTTCCTCGTTTGTCAAAGCCATTTTTGTTCTTCTCCTGTTTTGTTTCTAATGAAAATAGTATTTTTCAAGTGATCAATTACATTTCCGGAGCCGGTGTTATCAATAAACCTGCAAGGGACATAATGATTTCTATAGTTTTAGTGTGTACGGGAAACATGTGCCGAAGCGCCATGGCTGAGGGAATAATGAAAAAGCGTTTCAGTGAACTGGGAAGAAACGATTTCGTTGTTTCCTCCATGGGTATTCATGGTCAGGACGGTTCCGGTGCGGTCAGTGATGCTGTCCAGGTATGCAGAGAGAACGAAATCGATATATCAGGCCATCGTGCAAGAGCCCTGGTTGCAGGCGAATTAAAAGAGAGTGACCTGATATTTGTAATGGAGCCGCTTCAGAAAGAGTTTATATCCATTTTTTTTCCTCAGGTTACAGATCGTCTTTTCCTGCTTGGAAGCTGGCCGGGTGCAGAAAGTAAAAAAGGAATAATCAAAGATCCTATCGGAGGTGCAATTGACGATTTCAGAAAGTCTTTCAATGTAATCTCCGGACATATCGAGAGGATCATTCCTTTTCTACTGGCCCGTTATCCCGTATAGTTCTTCTCAGGCACTGAGGTGCCATCCGCCATCTACTCTTATTACCTCACCAGTAAGATAGGGTGTGTTCACAAGAAACTCGAAAGTGTCTGTCAAAGAGCGCAGGTCTCCGGTTTTTCCCAGAGGAATTTTTTCGGAAAGGGAGTGAAAATATTGTGTGTTTTCTGCATCTGATGGGAGCATAGCTCCGGGAGCGATGGCATTTACCCTTATTGATGGGGCGAAAAGGAATGCCTGCTGACGGGTGATCTCCTCCAGAAAAAGCTTGGAAATGCGGTAATTCTGGAAATTGTGGTTGGGTCTGCTGATATTGGAATCTGTGATATTTATGATCCATCCTTTGCCGGCCAGTTCGCAGAACCGAGTTGAGAGTCTCAGAGGTGCGATAACATTTACCCTGAGAATCTCCTCCAGATGATCCGGTTTCTGCAGGTTCCCTGTTGTGAAAAGAGAAGCATTGTTGACCAGTCCGCATAAATCAACAGGCAGATCGGAGCACTTGTCGATGAGAGTTTCCGGAGAAGTGCTTAGATCATGTTTAACAAAGAATACTTTGTCTTTATGTTTCGCTGACTTAAACAGAACTATCTTTGCGTCGTAAAGACTGCTTCGATAGTGAACGATTACCGAATAGCCCATCTCTAAAGCTTTACGGGCAAAACAAAGTCCCAGTCTTTTCGCCCCGCCGGTGATCAGAACTGCCTGAGTTTTTCTGGCCATATATGAAAAATAGTTTATCGGGTAATTTGAAATGCTCTGCAGAATTTAATTCAGGGAGAGCTTTATTACACAGAGGTAATATTTTGTACAATAGTAACTGGTAAAAAACAGTATCTTTGGTATAGGTATGTTGAACCTCGGATAAATAAGGTAAATCAATCTAATCAGGATAATCAATGGTCAAAATTCATGATCGTCTGCTCAATGATCAGAACAGACATCTCTGCTGCGGTTTGACTGTAGGTGAAAGGATTTCATCTGCGGGAAAAAAAAGTCTCTGGGAGGAGCGAAAAGGCGGGTCTGCAGACGTTGTGATTATTCACTATATAAGTGCTGTTGAGATCGATTCAAAGCGCTCTTACGACAAAGAGATAATTTTCAAGATTTTCTGTGATCTGGGGGTCAGCAGTCATTATCTGATAAGCAGGCGGGGGCAGGTGATACGTCTTGTACCTGAGGAGAAGAAGGCCTGGCATTGCGGGGGAAGCGTGATGCCTGAACCGGACAGACGTGTGTGGGTAAATGATTTTTCAATCGGGATAGAGTTGATGGCAACTGAAAGCAGTGGATTTACTCAATCTCAGTACCGCTCCCTTTGTGAACTGTGCTTTGAAATAGAAAAGAGGCATAAAAGAGAGTTTGTGTACCTGGGCCATGAGCATGTTTCCGGGGCAGAAGCTGTGAGGTTGGGATTAAGGAAAGATGTTAAAAGGGATCCCGGTCCTGAGTTTGATTGGCATCTGTTTAATTCTAACCTTGAAGAACTGAGAAGCAGGCACTGTGCATATTTGCGGTAACACTGTGGAATTTACCATTTTCCAAATCTGCTATATTGATTTGTCACACGCTAGTGCAGAGTGGAGGGGAGAATCAATGTCTTGTTTTGTTAAGCCTTATTTATCGACAATATTTCTGGTTTTGGTAGTCTTTGCAGGTCAAAGTTTTTCCGATGCGACGTTTGACAACCTGATGGCATCAAAGAAGTACAAGGAAGCACTTGACTATGCAGAAGAAAAAATTCCGCCATCAGACCGCGATGCCATGATCTGGATTAAGATGGGGCAGGCCAATGATGCCTTGGGGATGACTGAGAAGGCACTGGCTTGCTATCTAGTCTCCTGGAGAATGAACCCCAACGATTACAATGCTCTTCTTGGTGCCGCAAAAGTGTATAACAAGCTCGGTCAGCCCGATAATGCCATTAACATGGCAAAAAAGGCGCTGGAGAAGAATTTCACTGCTGAGGCCAGTTGGGAATATGCCCGTGCCTGTATTGCTCTTAACAGGGCACCGGAAGCAAAGAAAGCGCTTGAGAAAGTGCTTCAGGCTGATTCAGGAAACACGATTGCCAACAGGGAATTAGGGAATATTTACTACAATGAAAAATCATGGGCCAGGGCGATTCCTCTTCTGAAAAAGATTTACAAATCCGCACCTGATGGAGAGCTTGCCTACAGGATAGGTAAGTGTTATGTAGAGTCAGGAGTTGCAGATTCAGCACTGGCATACCTGAAGATAGCCCGGGATAAAGGTGGAAGAACAGATGTTTCTCTTGAGCTTGCCAGGGCCTATTATGGGCAGAAAAACTACAAATCAGCTGCAGCAGAGTACGATAAGGTCGCTGGAGCCGACATGACCGCAAAGGATTTTTACAAAATGGGTGTCTCCATTGAAAAGAACGGGGATAAAGCAGCTGCTTTGAATTCCTTTAAGAGTGCGGTTATCCGGTTCGGCTCATCAACGGATAACGAAGCCTTACTGGCAAGGGAGAGGGTAGCACGTGCAAAGCTGAGTGAGCGTGATTTCAAAGGGGCAGTCGAGGATTTACAGTTTATTGTCAGGGCTGATTCTAAAGGAACTGTCGTTCCTGAGATCTACTTTCTTCTTGCTGAAGCCTATCAGGGGCTTGGAGATAAAAACAAGGCGATATCAAGCCTCGAGAAGGCTATTTCTTTAAACAGCAGGAATATTGAAGCCTATGCCAGACTTGCTGATCTTTACCAGAATAACGGGATGGCTGACAAGGCGAAGGCAACTTATGAGGCAATGATGGGGCTTAGCCCGAACGACCCTAAAGTATATCTGATTCTTGGACAGTACAATATCAAATCCGGTAAGTATAATGAAGCGCTTTCGTTGCTGGAAAAAAGCAATTCTATCCGCAAGAGTGCTTCCGCACTTGAGGGAATAGCAATAGCAGCTTCCAGGCTTAAAAATTTCGATAAAGCCAGAGAGGCTGCGAAGCAGGCAATCGCCCTGGATGCCGGAAGCTGGGATGCGCGGGTTGTACTTGTTGATATCCTGATGAAAGACAAAAACTACAAGGCTGCTCAGGAGCATCTGGAAAAAATCGTTGAGAAAGAGGCTTACGATCTTAATTATCTGGAACAGCTGGCTACCTGTTATGATCAGAATGGCAATCAGGAAAAACTGCTGGAACTTGACAAAAAAATAGCGACTCTCAATCGCAGGAATATCGATTCCAGGTTGAGGCTTGCACGTTATGCAGACAAGAAAAACGATGTGGAGACAGCGCTTGCTTATTACAGAGAGCTCACTGAACTGACACCGAAGTCTCCGGAGGTGTTCCGGAGACTTTATGAATTATCCCTTAAAAAGGGAAACAGAAGAGATGTAGTTACCTACATGAGGAAGTATCTGGAACTTAAGCCCGATGATGCTGATGGCTACAGGGATCTGGGTGACGTACTTTACGAACAAAAAGATTTTGACGGGGCGCTGGAAGCGTACAGGACAGCCCTGAAGGTTAATCCCTCTGTGAAGGGATTTTACAAGAGGTATGCGGAAATAGTTATAGCCAAGGGACAGCAGGATGAGGTGATCACTACTCTTACCAAAGTCATAAATGCCGGGGAAGCTGATCTGGGGACATATACCACTCTTGGGATGATCTTTCAGAAAAAGAAAATTTATGGTAAGGCTGTCGAGATGTATCAGAAGGCTCTTCAACTCGATCCATCCAATGTTGATGCTCTTTCTGCACTGGCTTCTTGTCAGGCTGCAAACGGGGATCTCAATGGGGCGGTGATATCGTATGAGCAGGCAGTGATGATGAACACCGGAGCAACTGAAGAGTTGAAGGAACTGGGAGAGATTTATCTGAAACTGGGCAGAGAGGAAGAGGGAATAAAGACTTTAAAGAAATACCTGGATAAGAAACCTGATGATCCCAAAGCTGCTTTGCTTGTTGGTAAATACTTCTTTGAGAAGAAAGAGTATGCAGATGCTGAAAAATATCTGGCTCTTTCGTTAAGCAGTGCCTCAAGTGAACAGAAGTTGATGTATGCGGAGGCTGCTTTCAATGCAGGAAAGTACAAAGAAGCCATAAAGGAGCTTGAGGGCCTGAAAATGGATAAGAAGATTAAAGGTGCGATGCAGCGCAATGTTTACAAGATGCTTGCAGAGTCGTATGAAAAAGATGGTAAGCAGGATGAGGTGGCTGCAAGGGCTTATGGTAACTATCTGGCTCTTCCCGGGGTCAGGGATGAGGATGCTGCATACAAACAGGCGTTTTTACAGGAAAAAAGTAATCCCGCGGCAGCAGTGAAATTATACGAATCAAATATCAAGGTGTATTCTACCGACTATCGTAATTTCCTTCGCCTGGGTCTTATTTATTCCGAGAAAAAGGAAACGCTTTCCAAGGCAGTTCCTATGCTTAAGAGAGTGACTGATCTGGCTGCATCGATGCCTGCGGTCTGGCTTGAGCTTGGTAGAGTTTATGGCAAAATAGGCAAGGAAGATGAGGAGCTTCAGGCTTACAGAAGATACTCTGAAACGGATCCTCAGAACCTTGAGGCAAACAAAAGAATTGGAATTCTGCTCATGCGTAAGGGACTGGTAAATGAGGCATTGGTTTATCTTGAGATCAGCAACACTCATCAGCCGGATGATCCTGTTGTGATGTCGATGCTGGCCAAAGGGTATATAAAGACAAATCGCAGCAATGAGGCAATAGAGCTTCTGAAAAAGGCTAAAGAGGCGAAAAAGGACGATCCTGATATCAGATTTATGCTGTTTGAGCTTTATCAGAAACTGGGTCAGAATGACAAAGCACAGGAGGAGATAAAAGCTCTGGTAGATATGAAACGGGAGCCAAGGTATCTTATGCTTTACGCTGAAGCTCTCCTGATTCAGGGAAAGCACAAGGAAGCGGAAAACACAGTGGAGGATATTCTGGCTGTTGATCCAGAAAATATCGATGCACTTCTGATAAAGGCCAGGATTTTAACCAGCCGTAAGAAATATGATGAGGCTATTGAGGTTTTTAAGGAGATATCCTTTATCAACCCTGAGCATCCGAAGGCTCTATATCTCAGAGCAGAGACTCATTTTCTGCAATCAAAACCTCAGTGGGCAGAGACATTTTACAAGCGTGCACTGAGGGCTGATC contains:
- a CDS encoding SDR family NAD(P)-dependent oxidoreductase; the encoded protein is MARKTQAVLITGGAKRLGLCFARKALEMGYSVIVHYRSSLYDAKIVLFKSAKHKDKVFFVKHDLSTSPETLIDKCSDLPVDLCGLVNNASLFTTGNLQKPDHLEEILRVNVIAPLRLSTRFCELAGKGWIINITDSNISRPNHNFQNYRISKLFLEEITRQQAFLFAPSIRVNAIAPGAMLPSDAENTQYFHSLSEKIPLGKTGDLRSLTDTFEFLVNTPYLTGEVIRVDGGWHLSA
- a CDS encoding tetratricopeptide repeat protein is translated as MSCFVKPYLSTIFLVLVVFAGQSFSDATFDNLMASKKYKEALDYAEEKIPPSDRDAMIWIKMGQANDALGMTEKALACYLVSWRMNPNDYNALLGAAKVYNKLGQPDNAINMAKKALEKNFTAEASWEYARACIALNRAPEAKKALEKVLQADSGNTIANRELGNIYYNEKSWARAIPLLKKIYKSAPDGELAYRIGKCYVESGVADSALAYLKIARDKGGRTDVSLELARAYYGQKNYKSAAAEYDKVAGADMTAKDFYKMGVSIEKNGDKAAALNSFKSAVIRFGSSTDNEALLARERVARAKLSERDFKGAVEDLQFIVRADSKGTVVPEIYFLLAEAYQGLGDKNKAISSLEKAISLNSRNIEAYARLADLYQNNGMADKAKATYEAMMGLSPNDPKVYLILGQYNIKSGKYNEALSLLEKSNSIRKSASALEGIAIAASRLKNFDKAREAAKQAIALDAGSWDARVVLVDILMKDKNYKAAQEHLEKIVEKEAYDLNYLEQLATCYDQNGNQEKLLELDKKIATLNRRNIDSRLRLARYADKKNDVETALAYYRELTELTPKSPEVFRRLYELSLKKGNRRDVVTYMRKYLELKPDDADGYRDLGDVLYEQKDFDGALEAYRTALKVNPSVKGFYKRYAEIVIAKGQQDEVITTLTKVINAGEADLGTYTTLGMIFQKKKIYGKAVEMYQKALQLDPSNVDALSALASCQAANGDLNGAVISYEQAVMMNTGATEELKELGEIYLKLGREEEGIKTLKKYLDKKPDDPKAALLVGKYFFEKKEYADAEKYLALSLSSASSEQKLMYAEAAFNAGKYKEAIKELEGLKMDKKIKGAMQRNVYKMLAESYEKDGKQDEVAARAYGNYLALPGVRDEDAAYKQAFLQEKSNPAAAVKLYESNIKVYSTDYRNFLRLGLIYSEKKETLSKAVPMLKRVTDLAASMPAVWLELGRVYGKIGKEDEELQAYRRYSETDPQNLEANKRIGILLMRKGLVNEALVYLEISNTHQPDDPVVMSMLAKGYIKTNRSNEAIELLKKAKEAKKDDPDIRFMLFELYQKLGQNDKAQEEIKALVDMKREPRYLMLYAEALLIQGKHKEAENTVEDILAVDPENIDALLIKARILTSRKKYDEAIEVFKEISFINPEHPKALYLRAETHFLQSKPQWAETFYKRALRADPKFALAELGLAKIAKLRKDTAGYKEHLEAARKLDPDNEQIQEEIKKSR